A stretch of the Glutamicibacter sp. JL.03c genome encodes the following:
- a CDS encoding DUF853 domain-containing protein: MTQDTNALLASLIEGYNFPGESLDLGVALIDGKPEPAAPVRLPLKMLNRHGLVAGATGTGKTVTLHLMAEQLSQAGVPVFLADIKGDLSGLVQAGEGSEKLTARLAEMGKEFSPRANPVEFLSLGEGTHGTPVRASVDAFGPILLARVLELNETQEECLQLIFHYADSNKLPLDDLNDVKAVISFLVSEEGADALKGIGGVSAATASVILRGITIMQSQGLDQFFGQPEFDTADFLQVREGSGVVNVLELPSVNQQPLLFSTFLMWLLADLFEDLPEAGDLDKPKLVFFLDEAHLLFKDATKAFTDAIINTVRLIRSKGVGLFFITQSPADLPDEVLGQLGNRIQHAVRVFTAKDQSALKQIIKTFPANGVDLQEALTQAGVGEAVVTVLGENGAPTPVAWTKMSSPGSNIGPASAEAMEANLLASPLAARYATAVDRESARELLEAKAVPAPADAPRQEAPAESQRAEAPRERQAPAQPNPMMDMAMDAASMIGRELLRGMFGNRKRRRRW; encoded by the coding sequence ATGACCCAGGACACAAATGCATTGCTGGCCAGCCTCATCGAAGGCTACAACTTCCCCGGCGAGAGCCTCGATCTCGGGGTCGCCCTGATCGACGGCAAGCCTGAACCCGCGGCACCGGTCCGGCTGCCGCTGAAGATGCTCAACCGCCACGGCCTGGTCGCCGGCGCCACCGGCACCGGCAAGACGGTGACCTTGCACCTGATGGCGGAACAGCTGAGCCAGGCCGGTGTTCCGGTCTTCCTCGCCGATATCAAGGGCGATCTCTCCGGACTGGTCCAGGCCGGCGAAGGCTCCGAGAAGCTGACCGCGCGTCTAGCGGAAATGGGCAAGGAATTCTCGCCCCGCGCCAACCCGGTGGAGTTCCTCTCCCTGGGCGAGGGAACGCACGGCACGCCGGTGCGCGCCAGCGTTGATGCCTTCGGCCCGATCCTCCTGGCCCGCGTGCTGGAACTGAATGAAACGCAGGAGGAATGCCTGCAGCTGATCTTCCACTACGCCGATTCCAACAAGCTGCCCCTTGACGACCTCAATGACGTGAAGGCCGTGATCAGCTTCCTGGTCAGTGAGGAAGGCGCCGACGCACTGAAGGGCATCGGCGGGGTGAGTGCTGCGACCGCCTCGGTGATCCTGCGCGGCATCACCATCATGCAGTCCCAGGGCCTGGACCAGTTCTTCGGCCAGCCCGAGTTCGATACCGCCGACTTCCTGCAGGTGCGCGAAGGCAGCGGCGTGGTCAATGTGCTGGAACTGCCGTCGGTGAACCAGCAGCCGCTGCTCTTCTCCACCTTCCTGATGTGGCTGCTGGCCGACCTGTTCGAGGACCTGCCTGAAGCCGGCGATCTGGATAAGCCGAAGCTGGTGTTTTTCCTTGATGAGGCGCACCTGCTGTTCAAGGACGCCACCAAGGCCTTCACCGACGCGATCATCAACACGGTGCGCCTGATCCGTTCCAAGGGGGTGGGGCTGTTCTTCATCACCCAGTCCCCGGCCGACCTTCCCGACGAGGTGCTCGGCCAGCTCGGCAACCGCATCCAGCATGCGGTGCGCGTGTTCACCGCCAAGGACCAGAGCGCGCTCAAGCAGATCATCAAGACCTTCCCGGCCAACGGGGTGGACCTGCAAGAGGCGCTCACCCAGGCTGGTGTGGGCGAAGCGGTGGTAACCGTGCTCGGCGAGAACGGCGCCCCGACCCCGGTGGCGTGGACCAAGATGTCCTCGCCAGGTTCGAACATCGGTCCGGCCTCCGCTGAAGCGATGGAAGCGAATCTGTTGGCATCGCCGCTGGCCGCGCGCTACGCCACCGCGGTGGATCGCGAGTCGGCCCGCGAACTGCTCGAAGCCAAGGCCGTCCCGGCCCCCGCCGACGCGCCACGGCAAGAAGCACCGGCTGAATCCCAGCGCGCCGAGGCTCCTCGCGAACGCCAGGCCCCGGCCCAGCCGAACCCGATGATGGATATGGCCATGGATGCCGCGTCGATGATCGGCCGCGAACTGCTGCGCGGAATGTTCGGCAACCGCAAGCGCCGCCGCCGTTGGTAA
- a CDS encoding amino acid ABC transporter ATP-binding protein codes for MSPSNSTLLSVTGLHKAFGENQVLKGIDFSVHSGEVVALIGPSGSGKTTALRCLNGLEIADAGTVGFDGGPQVDFDAKTRPKSAQILRDRSAMVFQGHHLFPHLTVLQNVTIGPIEVQKRARAQVLEEARKLLDRVGLGSKADAYPNSLSGGQQQRVGIVRALMQQPDLLLFDEPTSALDPELVGEVLSVIKELAQEGWSMVLVTHELAFARDVADTVVFMDGGVVVETGAAAQVLSAPANPRTQAFVQRLLHPF; via the coding sequence ATGTCGCCAAGTAATTCGACCCTGCTCAGCGTCACCGGCCTGCACAAGGCTTTCGGCGAGAACCAGGTGCTCAAGGGCATCGACTTCTCCGTGCACTCCGGCGAAGTCGTGGCCCTGATCGGCCCCTCGGGCTCCGGCAAGACCACCGCGCTGCGCTGCCTGAACGGGCTGGAAATCGCCGATGCCGGAACCGTCGGCTTCGACGGCGGACCGCAGGTGGACTTCGATGCCAAGACCAGGCCCAAGTCGGCGCAGATCCTGCGCGATCGTTCGGCGATGGTGTTCCAGGGACACCATCTCTTCCCGCACCTCACGGTGCTGCAGAATGTCACCATCGGGCCGATCGAAGTCCAAAAGCGCGCCCGAGCCCAGGTCCTGGAGGAAGCACGCAAGCTCCTGGATCGCGTGGGTTTGGGATCTAAGGCCGATGCCTATCCCAATTCGCTGTCCGGCGGACAGCAGCAGCGCGTGGGCATTGTGCGCGCGCTGATGCAGCAGCCGGATCTGCTGCTCTTTGATGAACCCACCAGCGCGCTGGATCCCGAACTGGTTGGCGAAGTTCTCAGCGTGATCAAGGAGCTGGCCCAGGAGGGCTGGTCCATGGTCCTGGTGACGCACGAGCTGGCCTTCGCCCGCGATGTGGCCGATACCGTGGTCTTCATGGACGGCGGGGTGGTCGTGGAAACCGGCGCGGCGGCCCAGGTTCTGTCCGCTCCGGCAAATCCCCGGACACAAGCCTTCGTCCAACGTCTTTTGCACCCGTTCTAG
- a CDS encoding SseB family protein, with amino-acid sequence MSTENTPAAHDGQDPAQTPDAIIETPMDQHRAKPKTHFEMMLQAGLNKPELSGSVIGAFMSAEVYFLSREEVTEENQNAQPMLLTNPAGEAVVAVFTTLERIPSSYIDMAPYGVKVQGATVVRALENTGFVVNPGDELSFEVPADGVAILKQQMLNQNSGEQA; translated from the coding sequence ATGAGCACCGAGAACACCCCAGCTGCGCACGATGGCCAAGATCCAGCCCAAACCCCGGATGCGATCATTGAAACCCCGATGGACCAGCACCGCGCCAAGCCGAAAACCCACTTCGAAATGATGCTGCAGGCCGGTCTTAACAAACCGGAGCTCTCCGGCTCGGTCATCGGCGCCTTCATGAGCGCCGAGGTGTACTTCCTCTCACGTGAAGAGGTCACCGAAGAGAACCAGAATGCCCAGCCGATGCTGCTGACCAACCCGGCTGGCGAAGCAGTGGTGGCCGTGTTCACCACCTTGGAGCGCATCCCATCCAGCTACATCGACATGGCGCCGTACGGCGTGAAGGTCCAGGGCGCCACCGTGGTCCGCGCGCTGGAGAACACCGGCTTCGTGGTGAACCCGGGAGATGAGCTGAGCTTCGAAGTACCCGCGGATGGCGTGGCCATCCTGAAGCAGCAGATGCTGAACCAGAATTCTGGCGAGCAGGCGTAA
- a CDS encoding NHL domain-containing thioredoxin family protein, which produces MSATESVRANYKVRASELLGRNWLNTGGKQLDLEALRGKIVLLDFWTFCCINCLHVLDELRPLEEQYSDVLVTVGVHSPKFEHEADPDALAAAVERYEIHHPVLDDPELVTWQAYGARAWPTLVVLDPEGYIVAHLSGEGHAQGLGSLVEELIAEHEAKGTLHRGNGPYVAPAAREGDLRFPGKAIALANGNFLVGDSGHHRLVELDAGFEVVRTIGSGIKGYADGDAGTAQFNELQGLAALPAELAAELGYDVIVADTVNHRLRSVNLATGAVGTLAGNGVQRLLDSENARKEIQPTELGTDALNISLSSPWDVLYHPSGKVIIAMAGTHQIFAFDPRTSAVSVFAGTGLEGLNDGTPHEAWFAQSSGLALDGENLWIADSETSALRRIEVQDGEATSVNTAIGTGLFDFGFRDGDAQQARLQHPLGVAVLPDGSIAIADSYNGAVRRFDPATKTVSTLAKGLKEPADVLVDASVDGDPVLLVVETNAHQLVRIPIPAEALVLDEGASQTKRPKTKVQAGNHEIVVRFAAPKGQKLDDRWGDPTQLKISSSPEELLLEGSGTSVGLTRTLTLNPEVADGVLHITARAAACDGEPGGEIPDHAACHLYQQDWGIPVVLDAEGENELLLDLRGVN; this is translated from the coding sequence ATGAGCGCAACAGAATCCGTCCGCGCCAATTACAAGGTGCGCGCCAGCGAACTGCTGGGCCGCAACTGGCTGAATACCGGCGGCAAGCAGCTGGACCTTGAAGCCCTGCGCGGCAAGATCGTGCTCCTGGACTTCTGGACCTTCTGCTGCATCAACTGCCTGCATGTGCTCGACGAGCTGCGCCCGCTGGAGGAGCAGTACTCCGACGTGCTGGTCACCGTGGGTGTCCACTCGCCGAAATTCGAGCACGAAGCCGACCCGGATGCGCTGGCCGCAGCCGTGGAGCGCTATGAAATCCATCACCCGGTGCTCGATGATCCTGAGCTGGTCACCTGGCAGGCCTACGGCGCCCGCGCCTGGCCAACCCTGGTCGTGCTGGACCCGGAAGGCTACATCGTCGCGCACCTCTCCGGCGAAGGCCACGCCCAGGGCCTGGGCTCGCTGGTCGAAGAACTGATCGCCGAGCATGAAGCCAAGGGCACCTTGCACCGCGGCAACGGCCCCTATGTGGCTCCCGCAGCCCGCGAAGGCGACTTGCGCTTCCCGGGCAAGGCCATCGCCTTGGCCAACGGCAACTTCCTGGTCGGCGACTCGGGCCACCACCGCCTGGTGGAACTGGATGCAGGCTTCGAAGTGGTGCGCACCATCGGCTCGGGCATCAAGGGCTACGCTGACGGGGATGCTGGCACCGCGCAGTTCAACGAACTGCAGGGCCTGGCCGCGCTGCCTGCAGAACTGGCCGCCGAGCTGGGCTACGACGTGATCGTCGCCGACACCGTCAACCACCGCCTGCGCTCGGTCAACCTGGCCACCGGCGCGGTGGGCACCCTGGCCGGCAATGGCGTGCAGCGCCTGCTGGATTCGGAGAATGCGCGGAAGGAAATCCAGCCGACCGAACTGGGCACCGACGCGCTGAACATTTCGCTTTCCTCCCCATGGGATGTGCTCTACCACCCATCGGGCAAGGTCATCATCGCGATGGCCGGCACCCACCAGATCTTCGCCTTCGACCCGCGCACTTCTGCCGTCTCGGTCTTCGCCGGAACCGGCCTGGAAGGCCTGAACGACGGCACGCCTCACGAGGCCTGGTTCGCCCAGTCCTCGGGCCTGGCCCTGGATGGCGAGAACCTATGGATCGCCGACTCGGAAACCAGCGCCCTGCGACGGATCGAAGTCCAGGACGGCGAAGCAACGAGCGTGAACACCGCGATCGGCACCGGGCTGTTCGACTTCGGCTTCCGCGACGGTGACGCGCAGCAGGCCCGCCTGCAGCACCCGCTGGGCGTAGCAGTCCTGCCTGACGGCTCGATCGCGATTGCCGACTCCTACAACGGGGCCGTGCGCCGCTTCGACCCGGCGACCAAGACCGTGTCCACCCTGGCCAAGGGCCTGAAGGAACCAGCCGACGTGCTGGTGGATGCCTCCGTGGACGGCGATCCGGTGCTGCTGGTCGTGGAGACCAATGCCCACCAGCTGGTGCGCATCCCGATTCCTGCCGAGGCATTGGTTCTCGACGAGGGCGCCAGCCAGACCAAGCGCCCCAAGACCAAGGTCCAGGCCGGCAACCACGAGATCGTCGTGCGCTTCGCCGCTCCGAAGGGGCAGAAGCTCGATGACCGCTGGGGCGACCCGACCCAGCTGAAGATCTCTTCCAGCCCCGAGGAGCTGCTGCTTGAAGGCAGCGGAACCTCGGTGGGCCTGACCCGCACCCTGACGCTGAACCCCGAGGTGGCCGACGGCGTGCTGCACATTACCGCCCGCGCTGCGGCCTGCGACGGCGAGCCCGGCGGCGAGATCCCGGATCATGCCGCCTGCCACCTGTACCAGCAGGACTGGGGCATCCCGGTGGTGCTGGATGCCGAGGGCGAGAACGAGCTGCTGCTCGATTTGCGCGGAGTGAACTAG
- a CDS encoding MFS transporter — MATKMFRALEIPNYRLWIVGALVSNIGTWMQRVAQDWLVLTELTNHDAVATGITTGLQFLPVLLLAPYAGLIADRFNKRHVLMVTQSFMGLCALILGLLVVTDSAELWHVYVLAGLLGIGASFDAPARQAFVSEVVPGSHLPNAVALNSANFNLARLAGPGIAGAVIALVGTGPAFLLNGGSFLAVITSLLFMRKDALHPSKPVARGKGQVREGFSYVKSRKDLLLIFFLAFIIGTFGLNFQLTNALMATEVYGVGAGEYGILGSIMAVGTFAGALLAARRSAPRWRYLIGGGVFFGAAALASAWMPNYLLFAIMLIPVGLGALTFLNSCNTMVQMSVPSQYRARVLALYLMVVQGGTPIGSPLVGWFAELFGAQIAVSIGAVLSLGASLLALFTWQKFKTNAVPLRSQLRELLGR, encoded by the coding sequence ATGGCTACGAAGATGTTCAGGGCGCTGGAAATACCCAACTACCGGCTGTGGATCGTTGGGGCGTTGGTTTCCAACATCGGCACCTGGATGCAGCGCGTGGCCCAGGACTGGCTGGTGCTGACCGAACTGACCAACCACGACGCCGTCGCCACCGGCATCACCACCGGGCTGCAATTCCTCCCCGTGCTTCTCCTGGCCCCCTACGCGGGCCTGATCGCCGATCGTTTCAACAAGCGCCACGTGCTGATGGTGACCCAGAGTTTCATGGGACTGTGCGCGCTGATCCTTGGTCTGCTGGTGGTCACCGACTCGGCCGAGCTCTGGCACGTGTACGTGCTGGCGGGGCTGCTGGGCATCGGCGCCTCCTTCGACGCCCCGGCCCGCCAGGCCTTCGTCTCCGAAGTCGTCCCCGGCTCCCACCTGCCCAACGCCGTCGCCTTGAACAGCGCCAACTTCAACCTGGCAAGGCTGGCCGGACCGGGCATTGCCGGGGCAGTGATCGCCCTGGTCGGCACCGGGCCGGCCTTCCTGCTTAACGGCGGCTCATTCCTGGCGGTGATCACCTCGCTGCTGTTCATGCGCAAGGACGCATTGCACCCGTCCAAGCCCGTGGCCCGCGGCAAGGGCCAGGTGCGCGAGGGATTCAGCTACGTCAAGAGCCGCAAGGACCTGCTGTTGATCTTCTTCCTGGCCTTCATCATCGGCACCTTCGGCCTGAACTTCCAGCTGACCAACGCGCTGATGGCCACAGAAGTCTATGGAGTGGGTGCGGGCGAGTACGGAATCCTGGGCAGCATCATGGCGGTGGGAACCTTTGCCGGGGCGCTGCTCGCGGCCCGGCGCTCGGCACCTCGCTGGCGCTATCTGATCGGCGGCGGGGTATTCTTCGGGGCGGCAGCGCTGGCCAGCGCCTGGATGCCCAACTACCTGCTCTTCGCCATCATGCTCATCCCGGTGGGCTTGGGCGCCTTGACCTTCCTCAACAGCTGCAACACCATGGTGCAGATGTCGGTGCCCTCGCAGTATCGCGCCCGGGTGCTGGCGCTCTACCTGATGGTGGTGCAGGGCGGAACGCCGATCGGCTCGCCGCTGGTGGGATGGTTCGCCGAACTCTTCGGAGCGCAGATCGCCGTATCCATCGGGGCGGTGCTGTCCCTGGGCGCCAGCCTGCTGGCGCTGTTCACCTGGCAGAAGTTCAAGACCAATGCGGTGCCGTTGCGCAGCCAGTTGCGCGAACTGCTCGGCCGCTAG
- a CDS encoding amino acid ABC transporter permease, whose product MDSNWQLFIDSLWPLAKGAITASIPLALISFALGLVIALLMALMRISKNPVLSGIARVYISIIRGTPLLVQLFVIFYGMPTLGITIDPWPSAIIAFSLNIGAYAAEIIRAAILSVPAGQWEAGYTLGMSRTRSLYRLILPQATRVAIPPLSNSFISLVKDTSLASTILVTEMFRKAQEITASTYEFMLLYCEAAAIYWVICLLLSALQNSVEGRLEKYVAK is encoded by the coding sequence ATGGATTCGAATTGGCAGTTATTTATCGATTCGCTCTGGCCCTTGGCCAAGGGCGCAATCACCGCAAGCATTCCGCTGGCACTGATCAGCTTCGCCCTCGGACTGGTCATCGCCCTGCTCATGGCGCTGATGCGGATCAGCAAGAACCCGGTGCTCTCGGGCATCGCACGGGTATACATCTCGATCATCCGCGGCACTCCCCTGCTGGTGCAGCTGTTCGTCATCTTCTACGGCATGCCCACCCTGGGCATCACCATTGACCCGTGGCCCAGCGCGATCATCGCCTTCAGCCTGAATATCGGCGCTTACGCCGCGGAAATCATCCGCGCCGCGATCCTCTCGGTTCCGGCCGGGCAGTGGGAAGCCGGATACACCCTGGGCATGTCGCGCACGCGCAGCCTGTACCGGCTGATCCTGCCCCAGGCTACCCGCGTGGCCATCCCGCCATTGTCCAACTCCTTCATCTCCCTGGTGAAGGACACCTCATTGGCTTCGACCATTCTGGTCACCGAAATGTTCCGCAAGGCCCAGGAAATCACGGCCTCGACCTACGAGTTCATGCTCCTGTACTGCGAGGCGGCCGCGATCTACTGGGTCATCTGCCTGCTGCTCTCGGCCCTGCAGAACTCTGTTGAAGGAAGGCTGGAAAAGTATGTCGCCAAGTAA
- a CDS encoding AEC family transporter: MTGVLEGFSIIWVVIAVGYLVGRTGVLGDQGRNVLSRVTFFVASPALLFTTLAESDPVAVLGPLLWVAAISAALTAVLYYLVTARWLKRSASERIIAAMSASTVNSANLGLPIALYVLGDASFAAPIILFQLALYQPINLAMLDASTSRHRTTPLALLVATAKNPMIIGSMLGLVVALTGFKLPSIVLEPIDLIAGASIPCMLMAFGISLVGSKPLEKKSGRRADVLVGTAAKLLIHPALAWVLAYLVFGLRGEMLVASVIMAGLPTAQNIFVTASRYNEGVTVAKDTVLITTICAIPLMMVLALLLGI, encoded by the coding sequence ATGACCGGAGTCCTCGAAGGCTTCTCCATCATCTGGGTGGTCATTGCCGTGGGCTACCTGGTCGGACGCACCGGAGTGCTGGGCGACCAGGGACGCAATGTCCTGAGCCGCGTCACCTTCTTCGTGGCCAGCCCGGCCCTGCTGTTCACCACCTTGGCCGAGTCCGATCCGGTCGCAGTGCTCGGACCACTGTTGTGGGTGGCAGCCATATCCGCAGCCCTCACCGCGGTACTGTACTACCTGGTGACCGCGCGCTGGCTGAAGCGTTCAGCCTCGGAACGGATCATCGCCGCAATGTCCGCCTCCACCGTGAACTCTGCGAACCTCGGCCTGCCCATTGCGCTGTATGTGCTGGGCGATGCGTCCTTCGCCGCACCGATCATCCTGTTCCAGCTGGCCTTGTACCAGCCGATCAATCTGGCGATGCTCGACGCCTCCACCTCGCGCCACCGCACCACCCCGCTGGCATTGCTGGTGGCCACCGCGAAAAACCCGATGATCATCGGTTCCATGCTGGGCCTGGTCGTGGCGTTGACCGGATTCAAGCTTCCCTCGATCGTGCTCGAGCCCATCGACTTGATCGCCGGGGCCTCGATCCCTTGCATGCTCATGGCCTTCGGCATCTCGCTGGTCGGATCCAAGCCGCTGGAGAAGAAGTCTGGCCGCCGTGCCGACGTGCTGGTTGGCACCGCGGCCAAGCTGCTGATCCACCCGGCGCTGGCCTGGGTTCTGGCCTACCTGGTCTTCGGCTTGCGCGGGGAAATGCTGGTCGCTTCGGTGATCATGGCGGGGCTGCCTACCGCGCAGAATATCTTCGTGACTGCCTCCCGCTACAACGAAGGCGTGACCGTGGCCAAGGATACGGTGCTCATCACCACCATCTGCGCGATCCCTTTGATGATGGTGCTCGCCTTGTTGCTGGGAATTTAG
- a CDS encoding amino acid ABC transporter substrate-binding protein produces MKRTIPLLATAAILALSLSACGSSGGSSGGSAESSASEQSGSALQKVKDAGVLTVGTEGTYRPFSFHEGSDLTGYDVEVIKAVGEKMGVEVKFQETQWDAIFAGLDAGRFDVIANQVAINPEREKKYLFSQPYTVSEGVVVTKSDNTDITSFESLKGKKTAQSLTSSFYEAAKAAGATIEPVEGWAQSVTLLKQGRVDATVNDKLTFLDAQKTNPDDSIKIAAESEDKSESAVTLRKGSEDLQEAIDNALDELREDGELASISEKYFGEDVSK; encoded by the coding sequence ATGAAGCGCACCATTCCCCTGCTGGCTACTGCCGCGATTCTTGCCCTATCTTTGAGTGCCTGCGGCTCGTCCGGCGGCTCTTCGGGCGGCTCCGCTGAATCCTCCGCATCCGAGCAGAGCGGTTCGGCTTTGCAGAAGGTCAAGGATGCCGGCGTTTTAACCGTTGGCACCGAGGGCACCTACCGCCCCTTCTCCTTCCATGAGGGCAGCGACCTGACCGGCTACGACGTCGAGGTCATCAAGGCCGTCGGCGAAAAAATGGGTGTCGAGGTCAAGTTCCAGGAAACCCAGTGGGACGCGATCTTCGCCGGCCTAGATGCCGGGCGCTTCGACGTCATCGCCAACCAGGTGGCCATCAATCCGGAACGCGAGAAGAAGTACCTGTTCTCGCAGCCTTACACCGTCTCCGAAGGCGTGGTTGTCACCAAGAGCGATAACACCGACATCACCTCCTTCGAATCGCTCAAGGGCAAGAAGACCGCGCAATCGCTGACCAGCAGCTTCTATGAGGCAGCCAAGGCCGCCGGCGCCACCATCGAACCGGTTGAAGGATGGGCCCAGTCGGTCACCCTGCTCAAGCAGGGCCGCGTTGATGCCACGGTCAACGACAAGCTGACCTTCCTTGACGCGCAGAAGACCAACCCGGATGACAGCATCAAGATCGCCGCCGAATCCGAGGACAAGAGCGAATCCGCGGTCACCTTGCGCAAGGGCTCCGAGGACCTGCAGGAAGCCATCGATAACGCGCTGGACGAGCTGCGCGAGGATGGCGAACTCGCCTCGATCTCCGAGAAGTACTTCGGCGAAGACGTCAGCAAATAA
- a CDS encoding bifunctional copper resistance protein CopD/cytochrome c oxidase assembly protein, with amino-acid sequence MDTAQRTVSVTRFILPGLLASAVAFLAAVMFTGIARPAELADPGAFVRWSLPIARAIHHSAMSVAIASLIFAAAILPRSIKVTRGASGGDHPAFTRAMNIAAGSAVLWTLSAASVMVLTFWDLAGLPINLDAQYSAAILDYILSITTGRAWAWMVVIAAVVSSLALAVRSKTGVGATAFFSLFGILPLAFIGHAAGGDDHFAAVNSIGLHLLAVVLWFGGIIVLALLAPTLTGQAPGRQRGQVLAGVVLQRYSALALFVVFLIIGSGLASAVIRITSWEQWLTPYGTLVVVKLAITLVLGLLGLAHRRFVIPKLLAGQYSALRSAWQIVLGEVILMASVMSVAAVLARTAPPTSDEAPAETTPARLLTGYDLPPAPDTASWFTTWRMDWIWVAVCLFGLAAYLWAFITLARRGDKPSVVRLISWLIGLFALFYVTSGAVAVYGKIQFSTHMVDHMSLTMIVPIFLVLGTPITLLLQVLPARTDDTRGPREWILFLVHSRYSKVITHPIFAAVNFAGSIVIFYFTPVLEPAMLYHAGHELMNLHFLLTGYLFALSLVDADPIPKRYPYPMRLVVLLATVAFHAFFGVALMSTETLLAPDYFGNMGRTWGGTALEDQVVGAGAMWAIGEVPTLVLAILVVVSWLKQDKKDTKRYDRQADRDNDAELEAYNAMFARFNQADKRNPNA; translated from the coding sequence ATGGATACAGCACAGCGCACGGTTTCAGTCACCCGCTTCATCCTGCCCGGGCTGCTCGCTTCGGCGGTGGCTTTCCTGGCCGCCGTGATGTTCACCGGCATCGCCCGCCCGGCCGAATTGGCCGACCCGGGCGCCTTTGTGCGCTGGAGCCTGCCGATCGCCCGCGCGATCCACCATTCGGCCATGTCAGTGGCCATTGCCTCGCTGATTTTCGCTGCCGCGATTCTGCCGCGCAGCATCAAGGTCACCCGCGGTGCCTCCGGCGGGGACCATCCGGCCTTCACCCGCGCGATGAATATCGCTGCCGGGTCGGCGGTGCTCTGGACCCTGTCGGCGGCGTCCGTGATGGTGCTGACCTTCTGGGATCTGGCCGGGCTGCCGATCAATCTGGACGCGCAGTACTCGGCGGCCATCCTCGACTACATCCTCTCCATCACCACCGGCCGGGCCTGGGCCTGGATGGTGGTGATCGCCGCCGTGGTCAGCTCGCTGGCCCTGGCGGTCCGCTCCAAGACCGGGGTGGGCGCCACCGCCTTCTTCTCCCTGTTCGGCATCCTGCCGCTGGCCTTCATCGGCCACGCCGCCGGGGGAGATGACCATTTCGCCGCGGTGAACTCCATCGGCCTGCACCTGCTGGCCGTGGTCCTCTGGTTTGGCGGGATCATCGTCCTGGCGCTGCTGGCCCCGACCCTGACCGGACAAGCACCCGGGCGCCAGCGCGGCCAGGTGCTCGCCGGAGTGGTGCTGCAGCGCTATTCGGCGCTGGCGCTGTTCGTGGTGTTCCTGATCATCGGCTCCGGGCTGGCCTCGGCGGTCATCCGCATCACCAGCTGGGAGCAGTGGCTGACCCCGTACGGAACCCTGGTGGTCGTGAAGCTGGCGATCACCCTGGTGCTGGGCCTGCTGGGCCTGGCCCACCGCCGCTTCGTGATCCCGAAGCTGTTGGCCGGGCAGTACAGCGCCCTGCGATCGGCCTGGCAGATCGTGCTGGGCGAAGTGATCCTGATGGCGTCGGTGATGTCGGTGGCCGCCGTGCTGGCGCGCACCGCCCCGCCGACCTCCGATGAGGCCCCGGCCGAAACCACCCCGGCGCGGCTGCTGACCGGCTACGACCTGCCGCCGGCCCCGGATACCGCCAGCTGGTTCACCACCTGGCGGATGGACTGGATCTGGGTGGCTGTGTGCCTGTTCGGGCTGGCCGCCTACCTCTGGGCCTTCATCACCCTGGCCCGGCGCGGGGACAAGCCCAGCGTGGTGCGCCTGATCAGCTGGTTGATCGGCCTGTTCGCGCTGTTCTACGTGACCAGCGGCGCCGTGGCGGTGTACGGCAAGATCCAGTTCTCCACCCACATGGTCGACCACATGTCGCTGACCATGATCGTGCCGATCTTCCTGGTGCTGGGCACCCCGATCACCCTGCTGCTGCAGGTGCTGCCGGCGCGCACCGACGATACCCGCGGCCCGCGCGAATGGATCCTCTTCCTGGTGCATTCGCGCTACTCCAAGGTCATCACGCACCCGATCTTCGCTGCCGTGAACTTCGCCGGTTCGATCGTGATCTTCTACTTCACCCCGGTCCTGGAACCGGCCATGCTCTACCATGCGGGCCACGAGCTGATGAACCTGCACTTCCTGCTCACCGGCTACCTCTTTGCGCTCTCGCTGGTGGATGCCGATCCGATCCCGAAGCGCTACCCCTACCCGATGCGCCTGGTGGTCCTGCTGGCCACCGTCGCCTTCCACGCCTTCTTCGGCGTGGCCCTGATGAGCACCGAAACCCTGCTGGCCCCGGACTACTTCGGCAATATGGGCCGCACCTGGGGCGGCACCGCGCTGGAGGACCAGGTGGTGGGAGCCGGGGCGATGTGGGCGATCGGCGAAGTGCCCACCTTGGTGCTGGCCATCCTGGTGGTGGTTTCCTGGCTCAAGCAGGACAAGAAGGACACCAAGCGCTATGACCGGCAGGCCGATCGCGACAACGACGCCGAGCTGGAAGCCTACAACGCGATGTTCGCCCGCTTCAACCAGGCCGATAAGAGGAACCCGAATGCCTAA